The Rhodocytophaga rosea genome has a segment encoding these proteins:
- a CDS encoding DUF1552 domain-containing protein, translating to MSNWHISRRRMLKGLGACIALPFLQAMVPPGKSIYSIAKKPVRFAFLYVPNGVHPDMWTPAQVGRNFELSPILQPLAKVKDDILVLNELTNKYSNFPGADGHYAKTANILTSLPIYKTTGDNLDSGGTSLDQIIARHKGTDTVFDSLQYGLEQISPGIDTNVGFTRLYGCNISWKTKSMPCSKEIEPRMAFDRLFRGVLPNAKPKNERWKQSVLDIVKEDTDALQRKLGRSDQDKLEEYLESIRSVEKRIDNEEKIKAFKHQITPELQKELTHLNMRIDEAEAYLGTDITEKTRQMLDVMALAFWSDATRVSTFMFGNSVSNRNFSFLEGVHGSHHQISHHQNNPGVLEQYMRINQWHVGQYAYLLERLKSFPEGEGTVLDNCMVIYTSELRDGNRHAPRNLPVVVGGKGGGKLKTGQNLKFEENTPLSNLYLSMMRVLDIPMECFADSTGELSEIYA from the coding sequence ATGAGTAACTGGCATATTTCCCGTCGGCGTATGTTAAAAGGATTAGGCGCATGTATCGCCCTGCCGTTTCTGCAGGCGATGGTTCCCCCAGGTAAAAGCATCTATTCTATTGCTAAAAAACCTGTCCGTTTTGCATTTTTGTATGTACCCAACGGTGTGCATCCGGATATGTGGACACCGGCTCAGGTTGGGCGGAATTTTGAACTTTCTCCGATTCTGCAACCCTTGGCCAAGGTAAAAGACGATATTCTGGTACTGAATGAGCTGACTAATAAGTATTCGAACTTTCCGGGAGCTGATGGACATTATGCCAAAACGGCTAATATTCTCACCAGTCTGCCTATTTATAAAACGACCGGCGATAACCTGGATAGCGGCGGCACTTCCCTCGACCAGATTATTGCCAGGCACAAAGGCACAGACACCGTATTTGATTCCCTGCAATATGGCCTGGAACAGATCAGTCCGGGTATTGATACCAATGTAGGGTTTACCAGATTATATGGCTGCAATATTTCCTGGAAAACCAAGAGTATGCCTTGTTCCAAAGAAATAGAACCCCGTATGGCTTTCGACCGCTTGTTCCGGGGTGTATTGCCGAATGCCAAGCCCAAAAATGAACGATGGAAACAAAGTGTGCTGGATATTGTAAAAGAAGATACCGATGCCCTGCAACGCAAATTAGGCCGTTCTGACCAGGACAAGCTGGAAGAGTACCTGGAATCCATCCGTTCGGTAGAAAAGCGGATTGATAATGAGGAAAAGATCAAAGCCTTTAAACACCAGATCACCCCAGAGCTGCAAAAAGAACTGACGCATCTGAATATGCGCATTGACGAAGCAGAAGCCTATCTGGGAACGGATATTACCGAAAAAACCCGTCAGATGCTGGATGTTATGGCGCTGGCTTTCTGGAGTGATGCCACCAGGGTAAGTACCTTTATGTTTGGAAACTCGGTGAGCAACCGCAATTTCTCCTTTCTGGAAGGTGTACATGGCAGTCATCATCAGATTTCTCATCACCAGAATAATCCTGGTGTGCTGGAACAATACATGCGGATCAATCAGTGGCATGTGGGCCAGTATGCGTATCTGCTGGAAAGATTAAAATCCTTCCCGGAAGGAGAAGGTACGGTACTGGATAACTGTATGGTCATCTACACGTCTGAACTGCGGGATGGCAACCGGCACGCCCCGCGCAACTTACCGGTGGTGGTAGGTGGAAAAGGAGGCGGCAAGTTAAAGACTGGGCAGAATCTCAAATTTGAAGAGAATACGCCGCT
- a CDS encoding DUF1592 domain-containing protein — MLQKVSVFLLIFSGAYIAALGADPEPENIKAIRLIVEKHCVSCHKESKMEGGVLLEGFNEEKRIARSGHLWMKALKLVQEGEMPPMSKPRMSHEEQDTLVKYVNQILNNALKEGASNPGRVVARRLSHDEYRYSVLSLTGVDFDAKAYFPADGSGGAGFDNFARTMFLTPLKMERYYDAADIILEKAYADEKLWRTLVPNPYQESFWQQIVNWFITVFSSTTTADIAAEKAEKVIIPFASKAYRRFLKPEEKEPLLNLFKKVYEGTEEENRYELAVKETFKTVLLSPKFLYRIEDEQPLGQPFALSNFELANRLSYFLWSTFPDQELFEVAYRDDLHNPAVLSKQVQRMLKDPRAKRFSESFSTQWFGISKLKETSPVDPERFPEFTPSLRKAMYQEMSDYFHHVLTERKNFLDLLDSDYTFLNEELARHYGIPGVRGEQMRKVTLQDRTRGGILGMGSVLTATSLPLRTSPVLRGKWVLEEILGTPAPPPPPDAGQLPEEEAAAEGASIRDLLVFHRSKPDCQSCHQKMDPVGFGLENFDAIGRWRNSYGDQPIIAWDTLSSGEVFNGPMELKKILLTKKEAFARVLAEKMFTYSIGRSVEFVDETYMKQLVDNLLQNDFNTEMFMIELVNSYPFRYKVNDNTDKFKVLTKK; from the coding sequence ATGCTGCAAAAAGTAAGCGTATTCCTACTTATTTTTTCAGGAGCGTATATTGCCGCACTGGGTGCTGACCCTGAGCCGGAAAATATAAAAGCCATCCGGTTGATTGTGGAAAAGCATTGTGTTTCCTGCCACAAAGAAAGCAAAATGGAAGGAGGTGTTCTGCTGGAAGGGTTTAATGAAGAAAAAAGAATAGCCAGGTCAGGCCACTTGTGGATGAAAGCACTCAAACTGGTACAAGAGGGAGAAATGCCCCCGATGAGCAAACCCCGGATGTCGCATGAAGAACAAGATACGCTTGTAAAATACGTCAATCAAATTCTGAATAATGCTTTAAAAGAAGGAGCAAGCAATCCCGGACGGGTAGTTGCCAGACGATTGAGCCATGACGAGTACCGCTATTCAGTATTGAGTTTGACAGGTGTGGATTTTGACGCAAAAGCCTATTTTCCGGCAGACGGTTCTGGTGGCGCAGGTTTCGATAATTTTGCCCGTACCATGTTCCTGACTCCGCTTAAAATGGAACGCTATTACGATGCGGCAGATATTATCCTGGAAAAAGCCTATGCCGATGAGAAACTGTGGCGCACCCTTGTTCCCAACCCTTATCAGGAATCATTCTGGCAACAGATTGTCAACTGGTTTATAACTGTTTTTTCCTCTACTACTACCGCCGATATAGCAGCGGAAAAAGCCGAAAAAGTAATTATACCTTTTGCCAGTAAAGCGTATCGTAGGTTTTTAAAACCCGAAGAAAAAGAGCCATTACTGAATTTATTCAAAAAAGTATACGAAGGCACTGAAGAAGAAAACAGGTATGAACTGGCTGTAAAAGAAACCTTTAAAACTGTTCTGCTTTCGCCTAAGTTTTTATACCGCATAGAAGATGAGCAACCACTGGGTCAGCCATTTGCCTTGAGTAACTTCGAACTGGCCAACCGTTTGTCATATTTCCTCTGGTCTACCTTTCCCGATCAGGAACTCTTTGAAGTAGCTTACCGGGATGATTTGCATAATCCGGCTGTACTCAGCAAACAGGTACAGCGCATGTTGAAAGATCCGAGGGCAAAGCGTTTTTCGGAAAGTTTTTCTACCCAGTGGTTTGGCATCAGTAAACTGAAAGAAACAAGCCCGGTAGACCCGGAACGTTTTCCTGAATTTACGCCTTCGCTGAGGAAAGCCATGTACCAGGAGATGTCAGACTATTTTCATCATGTACTAACCGAGCGCAAAAATTTCCTGGACCTGCTCGACAGTGATTATACTTTCCTAAACGAAGAACTAGCCCGACATTACGGCATTCCTGGCGTAAGGGGAGAACAGATGCGGAAGGTTACTTTGCAGGACCGTACCCGTGGTGGAATACTTGGAATGGGAAGTGTGCTGACGGCTACTTCTTTGCCGCTCAGAACTAGTCCGGTATTACGTGGCAAATGGGTGTTAGAAGAAATTTTAGGCACTCCTGCTCCTCCTCCCCCGCCTGATGCTGGTCAATTGCCGGAGGAAGAAGCGGCTGCGGAAGGTGCCAGTATCCGTGATCTGCTGGTGTTTCACCGCTCGAAACCGGATTGCCAGAGTTGCCACCAGAAAATGGACCCGGTTGGATTTGGCTTAGAAAATTTTGATGCCATTGGCAGGTGGCGCAATAGCTATGGCGACCAACCGATCATTGCCTGGGATACCTTATCGAGTGGAGAAGTGTTCAATGGACCTATGGAGTTGAAGAAAATCCTGCTCACCAAAAAGGAAGCGTTTGCCCGGGTGCTGGCAGAAAAAATGTTTACCTATTCCATTGGACGTTCAGTCGAATTTGTGGATGAAACGTATATGAAACAACTGGTAGACAACCTGCTGCAAAATGATTTCAATACGGAAATGTTCATGATTGAACTCGTGAACAGCTATCCATTCCGCTACAAGGTAAACGATAATACAGATAAATTTAAGGTATTGACTAAAAAATAA
- a CDS encoding ABC transporter permease, whose protein sequence is MKKPENSLLPKWPEKLFTWICHHDQAEEIIGDLQERYHLRAQRMSPGKARNYYFKDVLAYIPSAVLKRKSSSKPTFTLYPDMINNYFKVAFRNLLRHKAFSFINIFGLAVAMSVCMLIILMLADQRSYDQFHVNKDSIYRILSKPKEASQPYATTPFPLVSTLKKEYANIDEATQLFSGVGGDAVYKQQVVEMRGFFTDPAFFTIFSYELAQGNSQNALAEPNSMVITGEVARRLFNNENPIGKTVQFTDRGLHYLQKSGKDSPPVSWGNFTITGIIADKNYKSHLAFDVLVSSASLQALYRDNKIINLTDKWEDHHQTWTYVLLDPTKTQSDLNASLQQVVRQKYTSLKEFDGFQLIGQKFSDINTDLLSNEITYRLPLMIYYFLSVLAIVIMVSACLNYTNLSVARALTRAKEIGVRKVNGAKRKDLIFQFLSESIMTALLSLLMAIILLTLIKPAFKGLWINQFLHFELESTLVVYLLFFGLALLIGIIAGVYPALHLSGFQPVYVLKNLDRMRPGKLGMRKVLSVFQFVISLFFITSSILIYKQFQHFLEFDYKFNTNNIINIELQGNDYQKVSAQLRSIPGVSAISATDIIPATGTSNGIGLRKPGTEAEFTNMWILHTDEKFIDNLQIKLLAGKHLPASGESADRFILVNESAVKELGYTHPSQIIGQTLEVNWNKEVVEVIGVVENFRYKLLLNTNEIGPLVLHNQPENFKYVNVQVAGNGLNGTISKIEDTWKNIDPIHPLKYEFFDEQLAATHQGILDVVSVIGFIAFLAITIACLGMLGMATYTAERKMKEVGIRKVLGAGNMGIMLLLSRGFLTILFISVLIGAPLSYMANNVWLQNFPNRVDFGLDILLLGSALLFTLGIVTIGSQTIRVSRTNPVDSLRMD, encoded by the coding sequence ATGAAAAAGCCAGAAAATTCATTACTCCCTAAATGGCCGGAAAAGCTCTTCACCTGGATTTGCCACCACGATCAGGCAGAGGAAATTATAGGTGATCTGCAGGAGCGGTATCATCTGCGTGCCCAGCGAATGTCACCAGGCAAAGCCCGAAACTACTATTTTAAGGATGTACTGGCCTATATTCCATCTGCTGTACTAAAACGAAAATCCTCTTCCAAACCTACTTTTACGCTTTACCCGGATATGATTAATAACTACTTTAAAGTCGCTTTCAGAAACCTGCTCCGCCATAAAGCATTTTCTTTTATCAACATCTTTGGACTGGCAGTTGCTATGTCGGTGTGTATGCTCATTATTCTGATGCTGGCCGATCAGAGAAGCTACGATCAGTTTCATGTAAATAAAGATAGCATTTACCGCATCTTATCCAAACCCAAAGAAGCCAGTCAACCTTATGCGACTACCCCTTTTCCGCTGGTAAGTACGCTAAAAAAGGAGTACGCCAATATTGATGAAGCTACACAACTGTTTTCAGGTGTCGGTGGAGATGCCGTATATAAGCAACAAGTGGTAGAAATGCGTGGTTTTTTCACCGACCCTGCATTTTTTACCATCTTCAGTTATGAACTTGCGCAAGGCAATTCACAAAATGCCTTGGCAGAACCAAATTCAATGGTCATTACCGGTGAGGTAGCCCGCCGTTTGTTCAACAATGAAAACCCAATTGGTAAAACGGTTCAGTTTACAGACCGGGGATTACATTACCTGCAGAAAAGTGGTAAAGATTCTCCCCCTGTTTCCTGGGGAAATTTTACCATAACAGGTATTATCGCAGATAAAAATTATAAATCACACTTGGCTTTCGATGTACTGGTTTCTTCGGCTTCGTTGCAGGCTTTATACCGGGATAATAAAATCATTAACCTTACTGATAAATGGGAAGATCATCACCAAACCTGGACGTATGTACTGCTTGACCCAACCAAAACTCAGTCCGACTTGAATGCTTCTTTACAGCAAGTAGTACGTCAAAAATATACTTCATTAAAAGAATTTGATGGTTTTCAGCTGATTGGACAGAAGTTTTCTGATATCAATACAGATTTACTTAGTAATGAAATAACCTACCGCCTGCCACTGATGATCTATTACTTTTTATCTGTTCTGGCAATTGTAATTATGGTTTCGGCCTGTCTTAATTATACTAATTTATCGGTAGCCAGAGCACTCACCAGAGCGAAAGAAATTGGGGTACGTAAAGTGAACGGAGCCAAAAGAAAAGACCTCATTTTTCAGTTTTTAAGTGAATCTATCATGACGGCACTGCTTTCTTTACTCATGGCAATTATACTGCTGACCCTTATTAAACCTGCCTTTAAAGGACTCTGGATTAATCAGTTTTTACATTTTGAACTGGAATCTACGCTTGTGGTATACCTGCTATTCTTTGGATTGGCGTTGCTGATCGGTATTATTGCCGGTGTGTATCCTGCCTTACATTTATCGGGATTTCAGCCCGTATATGTACTCAAAAATCTGGATCGTATGCGGCCAGGAAAACTGGGGATGCGCAAAGTATTGAGTGTATTCCAGTTTGTGATCTCCCTTTTTTTTATCACTTCCTCCATTCTAATCTACAAACAATTTCAGCATTTCCTTGAATTTGACTATAAGTTCAACACAAACAACATCATCAACATTGAACTGCAAGGCAACGATTACCAGAAAGTTTCTGCTCAACTGCGATCTATTCCGGGTGTATCGGCTATTTCTGCCACAGATATTATTCCGGCTACCGGTACTTCCAATGGAATAGGCTTGCGAAAACCAGGTACTGAAGCAGAGTTTACAAACATGTGGATACTGCATACGGATGAAAAATTTATCGACAATCTTCAGATCAAACTACTGGCCGGCAAACATTTACCGGCATCAGGCGAATCCGCTGACCGGTTTATTCTGGTAAATGAAAGTGCAGTGAAGGAATTAGGCTATACGCATCCCTCCCAGATTATTGGTCAAACTTTGGAAGTAAACTGGAATAAAGAAGTAGTAGAGGTGATTGGGGTGGTAGAAAACTTCCGTTATAAATTACTGCTCAATACCAATGAAATCGGCCCACTGGTATTGCACAACCAGCCCGAAAATTTCAAATATGTGAACGTACAAGTAGCCGGTAACGGTCTGAATGGAACTATTTCAAAAATTGAAGATACCTGGAAAAATATCGATCCTATACATCCGCTGAAGTATGAATTTTTCGATGAACAACTAGCCGCCACCCATCAGGGCATCCTGGATGTAGTTTCTGTCATTGGCTTTATTGCTTTTCTGGCTATCACCATTGCCTGTTTAGGGATGCTGGGAATGGCTACGTATACCGCTGAAAGAAAAATGAAAGAAGTAGGCATCCGCAAAGTGCTGGGCGCCGGTAATATGGGTATCATGTTGCTCCTGTCCAGAGGTTTTTTAACTATTCTTTTTATATCTGTACTCATTGGAGCGCCTTTAAGCTATATGGCCAATAATGTGTGGCTCCAAAACTTTCCTAACCGGGTAGATTTTGGACTGGATATTCTCCTGCTTGGATCAGCCCTGTTATTTACATTAGGAATCGTTACCATTGGCTCTCAAACGATCAGAGTTTCCAGAACGAATCCGGTTGATTCATTGAGAATGGATTGA
- a CDS encoding PadR family transcriptional regulator, translating to MRRSDLGEFEEVVLLTVAVLTPNAYSVMIAEELESATGNTVSTGAVHAALQRLEDKGMVNSYMGEATKERGGRRKRLFTVTPAGSRILHDVRSVRESLWGRILPQALPKIDMAR from the coding sequence ATGCGAAGAAGCGACCTAGGAGAATTTGAAGAAGTAGTGCTGCTGACAGTAGCCGTACTCACACCCAATGCCTATAGTGTGATGATTGCCGAAGAACTCGAATCAGCGACTGGCAACACCGTAAGTACAGGGGCCGTACATGCGGCCCTGCAACGTCTGGAGGATAAAGGAATGGTAAACTCCTACATGGGCGAAGCAACCAAAGAACGGGGAGGCCGAAGAAAAAGGCTTTTTACTGTTACCCCTGCCGGCAGCCGGATTTTGCATGATGTCCGCTCGGTAAGAGAAAGTTTATGGGGCCGCATCCTGCCTCAGGCTTTACCTAAAATTGATATGGCCAGATAA